The following proteins are co-located in the Eublepharis macularius isolate TG4126 chromosome 5, MPM_Emac_v1.0, whole genome shotgun sequence genome:
- the NR2F6 gene encoding nuclear receptor subfamily 2 group F member 6 isoform X2, which yields MADCTVRSNRDCQIDQHHRNQCQYCRLKKCFRVGMRKEAVQRGRIPPTHSSASPNTMPSGEYYNGQPVSELISQLLRAEPYPTARFSSQYAQQGSVMGIDNICELAARLLFSTVEWARNIPFFPDLPVSDQVALLRLSWSELFVLNAAQSALPLHMAPLLAAAGFHASPMSADRVVSFMDQIRIFQDQVEKLNRLQVDSAEYSCLKAIALFTPDACGLSDPAHVESLQEKAQVALTEYVRSQYPSQPQRFGRLLLRLPALRAVPASLISQLFFMRLVGKTPIETLIRDMLLSGSTFNWPYGTGQ from the exons GTCGAACCGAGACTGCCAAATCGACCAGCACCATCGCAACCAATGCCAATATTGCCGCCTGAAGAAGTGTTTCCGTGTCGGCATGAGGAAAGAAG CTGTCCAAAGAGGCCGGATCCCTCCCACTCACTCCAGTGCCAGTCCAAACACCATGCCCAGTGGGGAATACTACAATGGGCAGCCCGTTTCAGAACTGATCTCGCAGCTGCTGCGAGCCGAGCCTTACCCCACCGCTCGCTTCAGCTCTCAGTACGCCCAGCAAGGGAGCGTGATGGGTATTGATAACATTTGCGAGCTGGCAGCTCGGCTGCTTTTCAGCACAGTGGAGTGGGCCCGGAATATCCCCTTCTTCCCTGACCTGCCTGTCTCAGACCAGGTGGCCTTGCTGCGCCTGAGCTGGAGCGAGCTTTTCGTCCTGAACGCAGCCCAGTCAGCATTGCCCCTTCACATGGCCCCGCTGCTGGCTGCGGCTGGCTTCCACGCCTCCCCCATGTCAGCGGACCGAGTGGTGTCCTTCATGGACCAGATACGCATCTTTCAGGACCAGGTGGAGAAACTGAATCGGCTGCAGGTGGACTCAGCCGAATACAGCTGCCTCaaagccatagctctcttcacgCCAG ATGCCTGCGGCCTCTCGGACCCTGCCCACGTAGAGAGCCTGCAAGAAAAAGCCCAGGTGGCCCTGACGGAGTACGTCCGCTCGCAGtacccctcacagccccagcgCTTCGGCAGACTCTTGTTGCGACTCCCGGCTCTCCGGGCTGTCCCAGCCTCCCTCATCTCTCAGCTCTTCTTTATGAGACTAGTCGGCAAGACGCCCATTGAAACACTAATCAGAGACAtgctcctctctgggagcactTTCAACTGGCCTTATGGGACAGGGCAGTAA
- the LOC129331124 gene encoding occludin-like: MYSSKKQYGGPPTGYGPPGDNYGYDIHSPPPGSYYVEDVPQYFYKWNSPPGVVRILEGIGILLCVAIFACVASTLAWEYNYGYGGLSGGLMSGYGSGMSYYGGYGGYGGYGGYGGYGGYGGMTNPRAANGFMIAMSVLAFIALLALLITSLSKSSGSRSRKFYLVVIIVCAILAFIMLIASIVYIMGVNPRAQMSSSYYYNPMLTMCNQVYTTGGAYMNQYLYHYCNVDPQEAVAIVCGFLLVILLCIICFFASKTRQKIWRFGKPNIYWDKPPPFQEGPNVEEWVKNVADGASTHDDTATLAYSEKPMSPVNAPASPYSYRVSQNGYYASENRNSTPLRTSTDPPARTFSSSTLEEKVKETPRKPSARRGRRRRKNPELDESQYETDYTTAMESSDEQDQDEWKSLYPPITSDGARQEYKQDFASDLKHYKQLCAEMDSINDQINQLSKQLDHLPEDSLQYQGVAEEYNRLKDLKRTPEYQSKKMESKSLRNKLFHIKRMVSEYDKNRG, from the exons ATGTACAGTAGCAAGAAGCAATACGGCGGGCCCCCCACTGGCTATGGCCCTCCCGGAGACAATTATGGCTATGACATCCATTCGCCTCCCCCCGGCTCTTACTACGTAGAAGACGTGCCCCAGTATTTTTACAAGTGGAATTCTCCTCCTGGCGTGGTCAGGATCTTGGAGGGCATAGGGATCCTGCTGTGTGTGGCCATCTTTGCCTGTGTGGCGTCCACCTTGGCCTGGGAATATAATTATGGCTATGGCGGTCTTTCTGGTGGCTTGATGAGCGGCTACGGGAGCGGCATGAGCTACTATGGTGGTTACGGAGGTTACGGAGGTTATGGAGGTTACGGAGGTTATGGAGGTTATGGAGGAATGACCAACCCCCGGGCTGCCAATGGCTTCATGATCGCCATGTCCGTGCTGGCCTTCATTGCTCTCCTGGCGCTCCTGATCACCAGCCTCAGCAAGTCCAGCGGGTCTCGCTCCAGGAAGTTCTACCTGGTGGTCATCATTGTGTGCGCTATCTTGGCCTTCATCATGCTCATTGCTTCCATCGTCTACATCATGGGGGTCAACCCACGGGCCCAGATGTCTAGCAGCTACTATTACAACCCCATGTTGACCATGTGCAACCAGGTTTACACCACAGGGGGGGCCTACATGAACCAATACCTCTACCACTACTGCAACGTTGACCCGCAAGAG GCTGTTGCGATTGTCTGTGGTTTCCTCCTTGTCATCCTTTTGTGTATCATTTGCTTCTTCGCAAGCAAGACGCGGCAGAAGATCTGGAGGTTCGGGAAACCTAACATTTACTGGGACAAGCCGCCGCCCTTCCAGGAGGGACCTAACGTGGAGGAGTGG gTGAAGAACGTTGCCGATGGAGCTAGTACCCATGACGACACGGCTACTCTGGCTTACTCAGAAAAGCCCATGAGCCCCGTCAATGCTCCTGCCAGCCCATACAGCTACAGGGTCTCTCAGAACGGCTACTACGCCTCCGAAAACAGAAACAG CACGCCTTTACGCACGTCCACTGACCCTCCAGCCCGGACCTTTAGTTCCAGCACCTTAGAAGAGAAGGTCAAAGAGACTCCCAGAAAACCATCAGCCCGCAGGGGACGGAGGCGACGGAAGAACCCTGAACTCGATGAATCCCAGTATGAGACAGACTACACCACAGCTATGGAGTCCAGCGACGAGCAAGATCAGGACGAATGGAAAAG CCTGTACCCGCCCATCACTTCTGATGGAGCCCGTCAGGAATATAAACAAGATTTTGCTTCTGACCTGAAGCATTATAAGCAGCTGTGTGCCGAGATGGACAGCATCAATGACCAGATCAACCAGCTCAGCAAACAGTTGGATCATTTGCCCGAAGACAGCCTCCAGTACCAG GGAGTGGCGGAGGAATACAATCGGCTGAAGGATTTAAAACGC ACTCCTGAATATCAGAGCAAGAAAATGGAAAGCAAGTCTCTTCGAAACAAACTCTTCCATATCAAACGGATGGTGAGCGAGTACGATAAAAACAGAGGCTAA